The following proteins are encoded in a genomic region of Burkholderia cepacia:
- a CDS encoding purine-cytosine permease family protein: MGEGRITQVESFGFERIPDASRYARPIDLFRLLFGGCNTFSTSVLGSFPVLVGLSFKAGVCAIVLGVLAGTCILAPMSLFGPRNGTSDPVSSGAHFGIHGRIVGSFLALLTSIAFFSLAVWSSGDALVGGAHNMVGVPVNGFTLGAAYMVFAVLVLIVCIYGFRFMLWVNKIAVWAASVLFVAGLFAFAGPFDMNYAGTLQLGSAGFWAAFVGAVLVALSNPVSFASTLGDWARYIPQHTPKHRVMGAVFAAQVATFVPFFFGLATATIIASKAPAFIASNDYVGGLLAISPRWFLLPMCLIAIIGGMSTGTTALYGTGLDVSSMFPRVLNRVRATLLIGTIAIAFIFVGRFWFNLVESVATFSTLIDTFSCPWMAIMVIGYVTRRGYYLADDLQVFNRGLHGGHYWFTHGWNVRAMGAWLPAAFIGLAFVNLPGQFIGPLGHLAGGLDLSVPVSLVVGGMLYFALLNLYPEPDGVYGPHGRRFVRGGKQGARGVGAPAIQPKGY, encoded by the coding sequence ATGGGTGAAGGCAGGATTACGCAGGTTGAATCGTTTGGTTTCGAGCGCATTCCCGATGCATCGCGCTACGCGCGGCCGATCGATCTGTTCCGGTTGCTGTTCGGCGGCTGCAATACGTTTTCCACATCGGTGCTCGGCAGCTTTCCCGTGCTGGTCGGGCTGTCGTTCAAGGCGGGCGTCTGCGCGATCGTGCTCGGCGTGCTCGCCGGCACGTGCATTCTCGCGCCGATGAGCCTGTTCGGCCCGCGCAACGGGACGAGCGACCCCGTCTCGTCCGGCGCGCATTTCGGCATCCACGGCCGGATCGTCGGCTCGTTTCTCGCGCTGCTCACGTCGATCGCGTTCTTCTCGCTCGCCGTGTGGAGTTCCGGCGATGCGCTCGTCGGCGGCGCGCACAACATGGTCGGCGTGCCCGTCAACGGCTTCACGCTCGGCGCAGCCTACATGGTATTCGCGGTGCTCGTGCTGATCGTCTGCATCTACGGCTTCCGCTTCATGCTGTGGGTCAACAAGATCGCAGTGTGGGCCGCGAGCGTGCTCTTTGTCGCGGGCCTGTTCGCATTCGCCGGCCCGTTCGACATGAATTACGCGGGCACGCTGCAACTGGGCAGCGCGGGCTTCTGGGCCGCGTTCGTCGGCGCCGTGCTGGTTGCGTTGAGCAACCCGGTGTCGTTCGCATCGACGCTCGGCGACTGGGCGCGCTACATTCCGCAGCACACGCCGAAGCACCGCGTGATGGGCGCCGTGTTCGCCGCGCAGGTCGCGACGTTCGTGCCGTTTTTCTTCGGCCTTGCGACCGCGACGATCATTGCGTCGAAGGCGCCCGCGTTCATCGCATCGAACGACTACGTCGGCGGGCTGCTCGCGATTTCGCCGCGCTGGTTCCTGCTGCCGATGTGCCTGATCGCGATCATCGGCGGGATGTCGACCGGCACGACCGCGCTGTACGGTACCGGTCTCGACGTGTCGAGCATGTTCCCGCGCGTCCTGAACCGCGTGAGGGCGACGCTGCTGATCGGCACGATCGCGATCGCGTTCATCTTCGTCGGGCGCTTCTGGTTCAACCTCGTCGAAAGTGTTGCCACGTTCTCGACGCTGATCGATACGTTCAGCTGCCCGTGGATGGCGATCATGGTGATCGGCTACGTGACGCGCCGCGGCTACTATCTCGCCGACGACCTGCAGGTGTTCAACCGCGGGCTGCACGGCGGCCACTACTGGTTCACGCACGGCTGGAACGTGCGCGCGATGGGCGCATGGCTGCCGGCCGCGTTCATCGGGCTCGCGTTCGTGAACCTGCCGGGCCAGTTCATCGGGCCGCTCGGCCACCTCGCGGGCGGGCTCGACCTGAGCGTGCCGGTGTCGCTGGTGGTGGGCGGGATGCTGTACTTCGCGCTGCTGAACTTGTATCCGGAGCCGGACGGCGTGTACGGGCCGCACGGGCGCCGCTTCGTGCGCGGCGGCAAGCAGGGCGCGCGCGGTGTCGGTGCGCCGGCGATCCAGCCGAAGGGGTATTGA
- a CDS encoding glucose 1-dehydrogenase, with protein MKRLEGKVALITGGARGQGEAEARRFVAEGARVVIADVLDDAGRRVAAELGDAARFQHLDVTSEADWQAAVQATLAQFGRLDVLVNNAAILKLVPIESCSLDDYRKVIDVNQVGCWLGMKSAVAALKEAGGGSIVNVSSTAGMEGVAGGSAYVSSKFAVRGMTKAAALEFGRYGIRVNSVHPGGIDTVMARPPEFADFDPSSIYSGLPIARIGKPDEVASLVLFLASDESAYCTGSEFIVDGGMLAGSTFH; from the coding sequence ATGAAACGACTCGAAGGCAAGGTGGCGCTGATCACGGGCGGTGCCCGCGGCCAGGGCGAAGCGGAAGCACGCCGGTTCGTCGCCGAAGGCGCACGCGTGGTGATCGCCGACGTGCTGGACGACGCCGGCCGGCGCGTCGCGGCCGAACTCGGCGACGCCGCGCGATTCCAGCATCTCGACGTCACCAGCGAAGCCGACTGGCAGGCTGCCGTTCAGGCAACGCTCGCGCAGTTCGGCCGGCTCGACGTCCTCGTGAACAACGCAGCGATCCTGAAGCTCGTGCCGATCGAATCGTGTTCGCTCGACGACTATCGCAAGGTGATCGACGTGAACCAGGTCGGCTGCTGGCTCGGCATGAAATCGGCGGTTGCCGCGCTGAAGGAAGCCGGCGGCGGCTCGATCGTCAACGTGTCGTCGACGGCCGGGATGGAAGGCGTCGCGGGCGGCAGTGCGTACGTGTCGAGCAAGTTCGCCGTGCGCGGGATGACGAAGGCCGCCGCGCTCGAATTCGGCCGCTACGGCATTCGCGTGAACTCGGTGCATCCGGGCGGCATCGATACGGTGATGGCGCGCCCGCCCGAGTTCGCGGATTTCGATCCGTCGTCGATCTACAGCGGCCTGCCGATCGCACGCATCGGCAAACCCGACGAAGTGGCCAGCCTCGTGCTGTTCCTGGCATCCGACGAATCCGCGTATTGCACGGGGTCGGAATTCATCGTCGACGGTGGGATGCTCGCGGGCAGCACGTTCCACTGA
- a CDS encoding VOC family protein: MNDPVLGPIEQIGYVVADLERSIARWRARHDIGPWTVFRNVRLDGRYLGEPVTVTMDVGIAYRGDLQIELIHVTNDTPSPYRDAHGQPLAGLHHVAWIVDDLDAAVAQLTARGLRVVFEASNPATRVAYLDDADDPGARVEVIEGAGMRDMIVHGIAEAHTWDGTDPVRIIDAAAASA; the protein is encoded by the coding sequence ATGAACGACCCAGTCCTCGGCCCCATCGAACAGATCGGCTATGTGGTCGCCGACCTCGAACGCAGCATCGCGCGCTGGCGTGCCCGCCACGACATCGGCCCGTGGACCGTATTCCGCAACGTCCGCCTCGACGGCCGGTATCTCGGCGAACCGGTGACGGTCACGATGGACGTCGGCATCGCGTATCGCGGCGATCTGCAGATCGAACTGATCCACGTCACGAACGACACGCCGTCGCCGTACCGCGACGCGCACGGGCAGCCGCTCGCCGGCCTGCACCACGTCGCGTGGATCGTCGACGATCTCGATGCGGCGGTCGCGCAACTCACCGCGCGCGGCCTGCGCGTCGTGTTCGAAGCGAGCAACCCGGCCACGCGCGTCGCGTATCTCGACGACGCCGACGATCCCGGCGCGCGCGTCGAAGTGATCGAAGGTGCGGGCATGCGCGACATGATCGTGCACGGCATCGCCGAAGCACACACCTGGGACGGCACCGATCCGGTTCGCATCATCGACGCCGCGGCCGCCTCCGCGTAA
- a CDS encoding LysR family transcriptional regulator, with protein MKPNQLHAFVAVATQMSIRGAARQLGVSAPAVTKIIRELEREIGAPLVERSVKGIVLTEYGAALLPRARLLLDDMQRARDEIVQLRDGNLGHIRIAVTTSFAQTVFVPAYRLLRERRPGVTVHVTESGPPGTLARLRDAQTDFAIMHVDPEALTDDFVSEPLAPVRLVLGVRDKHPLRNRRRVRDFLDSEWALPGDGNDPMSATKRLFGSFGLPVPARVVHGDSISTALALVAQMDHVAFFVEPLANEVFKRMGIRRVELDDPMPVLQMCAIQRRGSSLTPAAAQFVDCVREVLTAQ; from the coding sequence GTGAAGCCGAACCAGTTGCACGCGTTCGTGGCCGTGGCCACGCAGATGAGCATCCGCGGCGCGGCGCGCCAGCTCGGCGTGTCGGCGCCCGCCGTCACGAAGATCATCCGCGAGCTGGAACGCGAGATCGGCGCCCCGCTCGTCGAGCGCAGCGTCAAGGGCATCGTGCTCACCGAATACGGCGCCGCGCTGTTGCCGCGTGCGCGCCTGCTGCTCGACGACATGCAACGCGCCCGCGACGAGATCGTGCAGTTGCGCGACGGCAACCTGGGGCACATCCGTATCGCGGTCACCACGTCGTTCGCACAGACCGTATTCGTGCCGGCTTACCGGCTGCTGCGCGAGCGACGCCCCGGCGTGACGGTGCACGTGACCGAATCGGGCCCGCCCGGCACGCTCGCGCGGCTGCGCGACGCGCAGACCGACTTTGCGATCATGCATGTCGATCCGGAGGCGCTCACCGACGATTTCGTCAGCGAACCGCTCGCGCCCGTGCGGCTCGTGCTCGGTGTGCGCGACAAGCACCCGTTGCGCAACCGGCGCAGGGTGCGCGATTTCCTCGATTCCGAATGGGCGCTGCCCGGCGACGGCAACGATCCGATGTCTGCCACCAAACGGCTGTTCGGCTCGTTCGGGTTGCCGGTGCCGGCGCGCGTCGTGCACGGCGATTCGATCTCGACCGCGCTCGCGCTGGTCGCACAGATGGATCACGTCGCCTTCTTCGTCGAACCGCTCGCGAACGAGGTGTTCAAGCGGATGGGCATCCGGCGCGTCGAACTCGACGACCCGATGCCCGTGCTGCAGATGTGCGCGATCCAGCGCCGCGGCAGTTCGCTGACGCCGGCCGCCGCGCAATTCGTCGACTGCGTGCGCGAAGTGCTCACGGCGCAGTGA